Genomic window (Vibrio sp. NTOU-M3):
CATATTATTTATATACGTTTCATATGCGATTTATAATTTATGGGTATAGTTAAAATTTCAGATGACCTCCATGAAGAGCTGCGAAAAGCCAGCTCCGTCATGTCTCGATCCATTAATTCTCAAGCAGAATTTTGGATTAAAATCGGTATGCTCGCAGAGCTGCATCCACAACTCTCCTTTCATGAAATAGTTTCCGACCTGATGAAATCCGCAGATGTTTCACCGACCAACATCACTACAAAAGAGGCACATAATCTTGAGCAATAAGGTAACCATAAAAACCTTAGATGAAGTAGTGTTAATGCGAAACTCAGGGAAACTGCTTGCACGTGTTTTTCACATGTTAGATGACTATATTCGCCCTGGGATATCAACGATGGACATCAACAATCACGTTGAGCATTTCATTGTTAATCAACTCAATGCGCGTCCCGCAAGCAAAGGCCAGTACGGTTACCCATACGTCCTCAACACATCATTAAATGAAGTGGTCTGTCATGGAATTCCTAAAGTCGACCAAATCCTCAAAGCAACGGATATTGTCAATGTTGATATCACATTGGAAAAAGATGGTTTCATTGCCGACTCAAGTAAGATGTATGTAATGCCAAATGCCTCTCCTTTGGCCAAACAACTGGTCGATGTGACCTATCAAGCGATGTGGCAAGGGATCAAACAAGTCAAACCCGGGGCGAAATTAGGCGACATTGGTTATGCAATTCAGTCATTTGCAGAGTCTTATGGTTACAATATTGTTCGGGAATATTGTGGTCATGGTATTGGCCGAGAAATGCACGAATCACCGCAAGTTTTACATTATGGCTTACCAAACACAGGGTTAACGCTCGAAGAAGGTATGATCTTTACGATTGAACCCATGGTGAATCAAGGAACAGCAAAAGTAAAAACAAAGAGGGATGGCTGGACGGTCGTAACCCGCGATAAAAAACTTTCAGCACAGTCTGAGCACACTATCTTGGTAACTGAAACCGGATATGAAGTGCTTACCTTAAGAACAGAAGAAATACTATCACTTCGTTAAAAGCAACTTTCTTTGAGAGTTTCTTTTCAACCCATTGCGGCCTAACAATAGATATCTCCGCATTGTATACTTTGCTACACTCCATCCTTTACTGAGTAAGGCCCCTAAAATGATGACTGACGAAGAAAGAATCGAGCTGCAACGAAACAACCCACTACATGGGCTAAAACTAGAAACTATGTTGCAAGAGTTGGTGGATTTTTATGGTTGGGACATTCTCGATACAGCAATGCGCTTTAATTGCTTTAATACCAAGCCATCGATTGCGAGTAGTGTGAAGTATTTAAAGAAAACTGAATGGGCGAGAGAGAAGTTAGAAAACTTTTACCTTTATCGATTTAAGCGTATGCCACGTGCAAGTGCAGAAGAGTACAATTTGCCACCAAGAGCACGTACTTTCCCTCATGGCCTAAAACCGAAAGAGCCAATGGCACTAACGGTGGACTCGATTTTGAAGTCACAAGCCAAAGCGGCATCTGCATTTAAGAACCGCTCACCTCGCGGTCGCTCTCCACGCCGCTAAAACGACACCCTAAATGACAATAGAGCCTAGCTTGAGGGAGCAAACTAGGCTCTATTACGTTTTATAGAAAACGGTGCAAGTGAGCACACCAATTGGATAGCTTATTCCCGACGTTTTCTCTAACTAGACAACTTAAGGCCTACGTACATTACTGATTACGCTTTTTCTTCTTTTTACCAGTACCTGCTGGTTTTGCGCGTGGTTTCATCGGTAAAAAGTAAGCTTCACTTTGGTCGTCTTCTACTTCAAAACCTTCAACTTGCTCACGCTCAAGCTGGAACTTATTTTTCTTTTCTATCACTTTAAAATGGTGATAGTCATCGTAATCGATAAGAGATAATCCCAGACCAACTTCACCAGCACGACCACTTCGTCCGATTCGATGCATATAGTCGGCAGGGCTACGTGGAAGATCAAAGTTGATAACAACCGGCAGTTTTTCGATATCAAGACCGCGCGCTGCAATATCGGTAGCGATAAGGACTTGAATCTCTCCAGATTTAAAACCGTCAAGAACACGAGTACGAGCACCCTGCCCTTTATCACCATGGAAAACCTCGGCCGTAATACCACGTTTCGACAGTTTTTGTGCTAGGTGGTTACAGGCATTTTTGGCATTCACAAAAATCAAAGTCTGTCGCCACTGGTGCTGCTTGATTAAGTGCGCCAGTACGGCAGTCTTTTGACCTTTATTGACGCTAAACACACGCTGCACCAAAGTACTGGCTTCAGCGCTTTGCAATTGAATTTCAATAGGCGCTTGAAGTAAGTTTTGAGCTAAGTTGGTCACTTTATCAGGGAAGGTGGCAGAAAATAGCAGGGTCTGCTTCTTCTCTGGCAGCAAAGCAAGGATCTTATTCAGTTCTTCCGTAAACCCGAGACTTAACATGCGATCGGCTTCATCAAGAACAAGTGTTTCTACTTTATCTAACTTAATCGCATTACTAGAGACGAGATCAAGCAATCGACCCGGTGTCGCGACAATGATGTCACACCCACCACGAAGCGCCAGCATTTGCGGGTTCACTGATACACCACCAAACACCGAAACCGTTTTGATCTTATCTCTAAGATGGTAAGAGTAGGACTTAATGTTGTAAGCCACCTGTGATGCCAATTCACGAGTTGGAACTAAAATCAGGTGAGACGCAAAGTTACCACGGCGAGAGTTGGCGGTATCTTGCTGAAGAATCTTTTGCAGAATTGGCAGCGAAAAAGCAGCCGTTTTACCAGACCCGGTATTGGCTCCACCAACCAGATCTCGTCCATCCAATATATGAGGAATGGCATGAGATTGAATAGGTGTCGGTTGACTATATTCTAATGCTTCTAGTCGCTCGATTAAGGTTGGCATTAGGCCAAGGTCGGCAAACGTCGCTTGCTGTGTATTATCTGTCATTACGTGAATGGCTCGGTGCTAAGTAAAGGCCGTGTATCTTATGTTATTTAGCGCTAGGATGTTAGCGATAATGCGGTAAAAAGAGTCAGGATGAAAATCCCACTCTTTTGAAACAATACAAGCTGTATTGTGAGATTGAATGAGGTAGCTGCGAAAGATCAAAGTGCGTGAGTAACTTTGCAAATTTAGCAAAAGGCAATGACCTGCTCCCGTTCGTTCTAACTTATTTATTGAGAGGATATTCTTGAGAAAGGTAAAGTTTGCCTTATATGCTGATGTTCAGCATATAAGGCAGCAACATTATTATTTTGTTGGAGGCGTGCCTTCAGCATTTGAAACAACCGCATCAATTTGAATCAATGCGCCTGATTGTATCTTTTCAACGCCAATCACTGTTCTTGCCGGGAGTTTGCTATTAAAAAACGTCGTGTATACCTCATCAACCATATTCAGATCAGCCATGTCAGTTAGCTGAATATTGACCTTGACCAAATCATCCATTTCATGACCAATGCTTTCAACGATGGACTTAATGTGTGCTAGACATTGCTTAGCCTGCTCGCCAGTATTCCCTTCAACTAGTTGTCCTGTTTGTGCATCCACAGGAAGCTGAGCTGAGATATGGTTGTAGTGAGAGAAAGCAACAGTTTGCGTGGAAAGCGCACTAATAGGCGCTAAGTCAGTATTGTTCGCGCGAATCACAATCCCGTGTCTGTCTTCCACTTCTTGTGGTGGTGTGCCATCACCATGAGAAATCACCGCATCAATTTGAACCAGTGCGTTCATTGGTAAGCCCGCCGCTTGTGTCACTGTACGCGCTGGAACATAAGCAACACTGCGAGCGATGGCCGATTCAGGGAAGAAGGTCATGTACACTTCGTTCACTATCTCAATATCCGCAAGATCTCTTACCTGAATGCCCACTTTTACAATGTCATCAAACGGCACATCAATGCTTTCTAGAACAGTCTTTAGGTTACGCAAACATTGAGCGGTTTGAGCCTTGATTCCACCTTCAACCAAAGCGCCTGTATTAGGATCAATTGGCAACTGCGCAGATAGGTTGTTGTAGTGTGAAAATGCAACTGAATGCGTCGATGTCGCACTCTTCGTCACGCTATCGCAGTTTCTTGCCTGCTTAATCAACGCACATGGTTCTTGAGGCTGAG
Coding sequences:
- the map gene encoding type I methionyl aminopeptidase — translated: MRNSGKLLARVFHMLDDYIRPGISTMDINNHVEHFIVNQLNARPASKGQYGYPYVLNTSLNEVVCHGIPKVDQILKATDIVNVDITLEKDGFIADSSKMYVMPNASPLAKQLVDVTYQAMWQGIKQVKPGAKLGDIGYAIQSFAESYGYNIVREYCGHGIGREMHESPQVLHYGLPNTGLTLEEGMIFTIEPMVNQGTAKVKTKRDGWTVVTRDKKLSAQSEHTILVTETGYEVLTLRTEEILSLR
- a CDS encoding DEAD/DEAH box helicase translates to MTDNTQQATFADLGLMPTLIERLEALEYSQPTPIQSHAIPHILDGRDLVGGANTGSGKTAAFSLPILQKILQQDTANSRRGNFASHLILVPTRELASQVAYNIKSYSYHLRDKIKTVSVFGGVSVNPQMLALRGGCDIIVATPGRLLDLVSSNAIKLDKVETLVLDEADRMLSLGFTEELNKILALLPEKKQTLLFSATFPDKVTNLAQNLLQAPIEIQLQSAEASTLVQRVFSVNKGQKTAVLAHLIKQHQWRQTLIFVNAKNACNHLAQKLSKRGITAEVFHGDKGQGARTRVLDGFKSGEIQVLIATDIAARGLDIEKLPVVINFDLPRSPADYMHRIGRSGRAGEVGLGLSLIDYDDYHHFKVIEKKNKFQLEREQVEGFEVEDDQSEAYFLPMKPRAKPAGTGKKKKKRNQ
- a CDS encoding VF530 family DNA-binding protein; this translates as MMTDEERIELQRNNPLHGLKLETMLQELVDFYGWDILDTAMRFNCFNTKPSIASSVKYLKKTEWAREKLENFYLYRFKRMPRASAEEYNLPPRARTFPHGLKPKEPMALTVDSILKSQAKAASAFKNRSPRGRSPRR
- a CDS encoding ParD-like family protein, whose product is MGIVKISDDLHEELRKASSVMSRSINSQAEFWIKIGMLAELHPQLSFHEIVSDLMKSADVSPTNITTKEAHNLEQ
- a CDS encoding RidA family protein, coding for MSGKIIKLSRNTDLAPIHALSTQSVAFSHYNNISAQLPLDPKSGELVVGDIKAQAKQCFENIKSIVESIEHVMDDVVKVNVFLKNIDDAEAVNEVMATFFTEYFPTKTVSAVAELPNNDALIQVDALISNGEGTQPQEPCALIKQARNCDSVTKSATSTHSVAFSHYNNLSAQLPIDPNTGALVEGGIKAQTAQCLRNLKTVLESIDVPFDDIVKVGIQVRDLADIEIVNEVYMTFFPESAIARSVAYVPARTVTQAAGLPMNALVQIDAVISHGDGTPPQEVEDRHGIVIRANNTDLAPISALSTQTVAFSHYNHISAQLPVDAQTGQLVEGNTGEQAKQCLAHIKSIVESIGHEMDDLVKVNIQLTDMADLNMVDEVYTTFFNSKLPARTVIGVEKIQSGALIQIDAVVSNAEGTPPTK